The following proteins are encoded in a genomic region of Danio rerio strain Tuebingen ecotype United States chromosome 16, GRCz12tu, whole genome shotgun sequence:
- the cdc42ep5 gene encoding cdc42 effector protein 5 isoform X1: MPLHKSSRAPRLDPTMISAPLGDFRHTMHIGRGGDAFGDTSFLSSHGPSSPDPNTAQPVTATPSMTENQDIETNHNDEMKYVEDSSPSELRHSDSVSSFDLDLDLGPSILGDVLGVMDGLTMGSCKGNEEVFTSGSKDAMMSSRNVGNELNERMRMESLSRELRDEQLNEVNGIKSKGLRPKVRFSDKRDEIIGRQEVIEGLEAEGEEMRPNKGMQEISGRTAFDNDPRQEEMVNRREENSPSLSSSASSEYEGVSPLDRRREDQHLSDSDSEEETANGEQGYTFEDELDDEIGL, from the coding sequence ATGCCTCTCCACAAATCATCCCGAGCCCCTCGTCTGGACCCCACCATGATCTCAGCTCCTCTGGGTGATTTCCGTCACACCATGCACATCGGTCGTGGTGGAGACGCTTTTGGGGACACCTCCTTTCTGTCCAGCCATGGGCCCTCAAGTCCAGATCCCAACACCGCTCAACCAGTCACGGCCACCCCCTCCATGACTGAGAACCAAGACATTGAGACAAACCATAACGATGAAATGAAATACGTGGAAGATAGCAGTCCAAGCGAGCTCCGACATTCCGATTCAGTTTCTTCATTTGACCTCGATTTGGATTTAGGGCCTTCGATTTTGGGAGATGTTCTGGGAGTGATGGACGGACTGACGATGGGTTCTTGCAAAGGCAACGAAGAGGTTTTTACGAGTGGATCGAAAGATGCGATGATGTCATCAAGAAATGTTGGTAATGAGTTGAACGAGAGGATGAGAATGGAAAGCTTGAGCAGAGAGTTGAGAGACGAGCAGCTGAATGAGGTCAACGGCATCAAATCCAAAGGGCTCAGGCCTAAAGTGCGCTTCAGCGACAAGCGCGATGAGATCATCGGTCGTCAGGAAGTGATCGAGGGGCTTGAAGCTGAAGGAGAAGAAATGAGGCCAAATAAAGGGATGCAGGAGATAAGTGGGAGGACGGCTTTCGATAATGACCCGAGACAAGAGGAGATGGTTAACCGAAGAGAGGAAAACTCTCCGAGCCTTTCTTCCTCAGCGAGCTCAGAATATGAAGGAGTCTCACCGCTGGACAGAAGGAGAGAAGACCAACACCTTTCAGATTCCGATTCAGAGGAGGAGACTGCCAATGGAGAACAGGGATACACGTTTGAGGACGAGCTTGATGATGAAATCGGGCTTTAA
- the cdc42ep5 gene encoding cdc42 effector protein 5 (The RefSeq protein has 1 substitution compared to this genomic sequence): protein MPLHKSSRAPRLDPTMISAPLGDFRHTMHIGRGGDAFGDTSFLSSHGPSSPDPNTAQPVTATPSMTENQDIETNHNDEMKYVEDSSPSELRHSDSVSSFDLDLDLGPSILGDVLGVMDGLTMGSCKGNEEVFTSGSKDAMMSSRNVGNELNERMRMESLSRELRDEQLNEVNGIKSKGLRPKVRFSDKRDEIIGRQEVIEGLEAEGEEMRPNKGMQEISGRTAFDKDPRQEEMVNRREENSPSLSSSASSEYEGVSPLDRRREDQHLSDSDSEEETANGEQGYTFEDELDDEIGL from the coding sequence ATGCCTCTCCACAAATCATCCCGAGCCCCTCGTCTGGACCCCACCATGATCTCAGCTCCTCTGGGTGATTTCCGTCACACCATGCACATCGGTCGTGGTGGAGACGCTTTTGGGGACACCTCCTTTCTGTCCAGCCATGGGCCCTCAAGTCCAGATCCCAACACCGCTCAACCAGTCACGGCCACCCCCTCCATGACTGAGAACCAAGACATTGAGACAAACCATAACGATGAAATGAAATACGTGGAAGATAGCAGTCCAAGCGAGCTCCGACATTCCGATTCAGTTTCTTCATTTGACCTCGATTTGGATTTAGGGCCTTCGATTTTGGGAGATGTTCTGGGAGTGATGGACGGACTGACGATGGGTTCTTGCAAAGGCAACGAAGAGGTTTTTACGAGTGGATCGAAAGATGCGATGATGTCATCAAGAAATGTTGGTAATGAGTTGAACGAGAGGATGAGAATGGAAAGCTTGAGCAGAGAGTTGAGAGACGAGCAGCTGAATGAGGTCAACGGCATCAAATCCAAAGGGCTCAGGCCTAAAGTGCGCTTCAGCGACAAGCGCGATGAGATCATCGGTCGTCAGGAAGTGATCGAGGGGCTTGAAGCTGAAGGAGAAGAAATGAGGCCAAATAAAGGGATGCAGGAGATAAGTGGGAGGACGGCTTTCGATAATGACCCGAGACAAGAGGAGATGGTTAACCGAAGAGAGGAAAACTCTCCGAGCCTTTCTTCCTCAGCGAGCTCAGAATATGAAGGAGTCTCACCGCTGGACAGAAGGAGAGAAGACCAACACCTTTCAGATTCCGATTCAGAGGAGGAGACTGCCAATGGAGAACAGGGATACACGTTTGAGGACGAGCTTGATGATGAAATCGGGCTTTAA